The following are encoded in a window of Mycobacterium vicinigordonae genomic DNA:
- the nuoF gene encoding NADH-quinone oxidoreductase subunit NuoF, which produces MTTPLTPVISRYWDDPESWSLQTYERHGGYQAMKKALATDPDEVITTVKESGLRGRGGAGFSTGTKWSFIPQGDSGAAAKPHYLVVNADESEPGTCKDIPLMLATPHVLVEGVIIASYAIRASHAFIYVRGEVVPVLRRLQNAVAEAYAAGYLGRDIGGSGFDLELVVHAGAGAYICGEETALLDSLEGRRGQPRLRPPFPAVAGLYGCPTVINNVETIASVPSIVLNGVDWFRSMGSEKSPGFTLYSLSGHVTRPGQYEAPLGITLRELLDYAGGVRAGHRLKFWTPGGSSTPLLTDEHLDVPLDYEGVGAAGSMLGTKALEIFDETTCVVRAVRRWTEFYKHESCGKCTPCREGTFWLDKIYARLENGQGTRDDIDKLLDISDAILGKAFCALGDGAASPVMSSIKLFRDEYIAHVERGGCPFDPRDSMLSPDGKA; this is translated from the coding sequence ATGACAACACCTTTGACTCCGGTCATCAGCCGGTACTGGGACGACCCCGAGTCGTGGTCGCTGCAGACCTACGAACGTCATGGCGGCTACCAGGCCATGAAGAAGGCCCTGGCCACCGATCCCGACGAGGTGATCACGACCGTCAAGGAGTCCGGGCTGCGCGGTCGTGGCGGCGCGGGCTTCTCGACCGGCACCAAATGGTCGTTCATCCCGCAGGGCGACTCCGGCGCCGCCGCCAAGCCGCATTACCTGGTGGTCAACGCCGACGAGTCCGAACCTGGCACCTGCAAAGACATTCCGCTGATGCTGGCCACGCCGCACGTGCTCGTCGAGGGTGTGATCATCGCCTCCTACGCGATCCGGGCCAGCCACGCTTTCATCTATGTGCGCGGCGAGGTGGTTCCGGTGTTGCGCCGCTTGCAGAACGCGGTGGCCGAGGCGTACGCCGCGGGGTATCTGGGCCGCGACATCGGTGGTTCCGGGTTCGACCTGGAGTTGGTGGTGCACGCTGGAGCCGGAGCCTACATCTGCGGTGAGGAGACCGCGCTGCTGGACTCGCTGGAAGGCCGCCGCGGCCAGCCGCGGCTGCGGCCTCCCTTCCCGGCCGTCGCCGGCCTGTATGGCTGCCCGACCGTGATCAACAACGTCGAGACCATCGCCAGCGTCCCGTCGATCGTCCTCAACGGCGTCGACTGGTTCCGGTCCATGGGCAGCGAGAAGTCACCCGGTTTCACGCTGTATTCGCTGTCCGGACATGTCACCCGGCCCGGTCAGTACGAGGCGCCCCTGGGCATCACCCTGCGCGAGCTGCTCGACTACGCTGGCGGCGTTCGGGCCGGGCACCGGCTCAAATTCTGGACCCCGGGCGGTTCGTCCACGCCGCTGCTAACCGACGAACACCTCGACGTGCCGCTGGACTATGAGGGTGTGGGTGCCGCAGGCTCGATGCTGGGCACCAAAGCTTTGGAGATCTTCGACGAAACCACCTGCGTGGTGCGGGCGGTGCGGCGCTGGACCGAGTTCTACAAACACGAGTCCTGCGGTAAGTGCACGCCATGCCGGGAGGGCACTTTCTGGCTGGACAAGATCTACGCGCGGCTGGAGAACGGCCAGGGCACCCGCGACGACATCGACAAGCTCCTGGACATCTCCGACGCAATACTCGGGAAAGCGTTCTGCGCGTTGGGCGATGGCGCCGCCAGCCCGGTGATGTCGTCGATCAAACTCTTCCGTGACGAATACATCGCCCACGTCGAAAGAGGCGGATGCCCGTTCGACCCCCGGGACTCCATGCTCTCGCCGGACGGAAAGGCTTGA
- a CDS encoding response regulator transcription factor, giving the protein MPDSSSPLKILVYSDNAQTREQVMRALGKRLHPDLPELSYVEVATGPMVIRTMDEGGIDLAILDGEATPTGGMGIAKQLKDELSACPPILVLTGRPDDAWLASWSRAEAAVPHPLDPIVLGRAVLSLLRAPAL; this is encoded by the coding sequence GTGCCCGACTCGAGCAGCCCCCTGAAGATTCTCGTCTACAGCGACAACGCGCAGACCCGCGAGCAAGTGATGCGGGCGCTGGGTAAGCGGCTGCATCCGGATCTGCCCGAGTTGAGTTATGTGGAGGTCGCGACCGGCCCCATGGTGATCCGCACGATGGACGAAGGCGGCATCGACCTGGCCATCCTGGACGGGGAGGCCACGCCGACCGGCGGCATGGGAATCGCCAAGCAACTCAAGGACGAACTCTCGGCTTGCCCGCCGATCCTGGTGCTCACCGGCCGTCCGGACGACGCATGGCTGGCCAGCTGGTCGCGGGCCGAAGCGGCCGTGCCGCATCCGCTGGACCCGATCGTGCTGGGCCGCGCGGTGCTGAGCCTATTGCGCGCGCCCGCCCTCTGA
- a CDS encoding NADH-quinone oxidoreductase subunit C has protein sequence MSSPDKDPQGAAVTPGAQVPAGGEVIDVRRGMFGVSGTGDTSGYGRLVREVALPGGSPRPYGGYFDDIADRLSEALSGEGIDFDDAIEKVVVDRDELTLHVRRELLPQVAQRLRDEPELRFELCMGVNGVHYPHETGRELHAVYPLKSITHNRRLRLEVSAPDSDPHIPSLFAVYPTNDWHERETYDFFGIIFDGHPSLTRIEMPDDWHGHPQRKDYPLGGIPVEYKGAQIPPPDERRGYN, from the coding sequence ATGAGCTCACCGGACAAAGATCCGCAGGGCGCTGCCGTCACCCCAGGTGCCCAGGTGCCGGCAGGCGGCGAAGTGATCGACGTGCGCCGCGGCATGTTCGGCGTGTCCGGCACCGGCGACACCTCCGGCTACGGGCGGCTGGTTCGCGAGGTCGCCCTGCCGGGCGGCAGTCCCCGCCCCTACGGCGGCTACTTCGACGACATCGCCGATCGGCTGAGCGAGGCGCTGTCTGGCGAGGGTATCGACTTCGACGACGCGATCGAGAAAGTCGTCGTGGACCGCGACGAACTCACCCTGCACGTCCGCCGGGAGCTGTTGCCGCAGGTGGCCCAACGCCTGCGCGACGAACCCGAGCTGCGGTTCGAACTGTGCATGGGCGTCAACGGTGTGCACTATCCGCACGAGACCGGCCGGGAACTGCACGCCGTCTATCCGCTGAAGTCGATCACGCACAACCGCCGACTACGTCTGGAAGTGTCTGCGCCGGACAGTGATCCGCACATTCCGTCGCTGTTCGCCGTCTACCCGACCAACGACTGGCACGAGCGCGAGACCTACGACTTCTTCGGGATCATCTTCGACGGACACCCGTCGCTGACTCGCATCGAAATGCCCGACGACTGGCACGGGCATCCGCAACGCAAGGACTACCCGCTGGGCGGCATCCCGGTCGAATACAAGGGCGCACAGATACCCCCGCCCGACGAGCGGAGGGGATACAACTAA
- a CDS encoding NuoB/complex I 20 kDa subunit family protein, producing MGIEEQLPGGILLSTVEKVAGYVRKNSLWPATFGLACCAIEMMATAGPRFDIARFGMERFSATPRQADLMIVAGRVSQKMAPVLRQIYDQMAEPKWVLAMGVCASSGGMFNNYAIVQGVDHIVPVDIYLPGCPPRPEMLLHAILKLHDKIQEMPLGVNRERAIAEAEEAAMSARPTIEMRGLLR from the coding sequence GTGGGAATCGAAGAACAGCTTCCCGGCGGGATCCTGCTGTCCACGGTCGAGAAGGTGGCGGGCTACGTCCGCAAGAACTCGCTGTGGCCCGCGACGTTCGGGCTGGCCTGCTGCGCGATCGAGATGATGGCGACGGCCGGCCCAAGGTTCGACATCGCCCGGTTCGGAATGGAACGGTTCTCGGCGACGCCTCGGCAGGCGGACCTGATGATCGTCGCGGGCCGGGTCAGCCAGAAGATGGCGCCGGTGCTGCGCCAGATCTACGACCAGATGGCCGAGCCCAAATGGGTACTGGCCATGGGCGTGTGCGCCTCCTCGGGCGGGATGTTCAACAACTACGCGATCGTGCAGGGTGTCGACCACATCGTCCCGGTGGATATCTATCTGCCCGGCTGCCCGCCCCGGCCAGAGATGCTGCTGCACGCGATTCTCAAGCTGCACGACAAGATTCAAGAAATGCCGCTGGGTGTTAATCGCGAGCGCGCCATCGCCGAAGCCGAGGAGGCCGCGATGAGCGCCCGGCCCACCATCGAAATGCGCGGGCTGCTGCGATGA
- a CDS encoding nuclear transport factor 2 family protein, with protein sequence MSVIETADRLFNAIENGDKAAVENMWSDDVTVWRTGVRPDRVDDKPRALRVISWFISATTQRAYEIVDREVFENGFVQQHILRATGHTGQMIAMRVCIVIKLDTNGLINRIDEYFDPKDLAPLLDQKL encoded by the coding sequence ATGTCCGTCATCGAAACGGCCGACCGGCTGTTCAACGCGATCGAAAACGGCGACAAGGCCGCGGTTGAGAACATGTGGAGCGACGACGTCACCGTGTGGCGCACCGGCGTCCGCCCAGACCGGGTCGACGACAAGCCGCGGGCGCTGCGGGTGATCAGCTGGTTCATCTCGGCCACGACGCAGCGCGCCTACGAGATCGTGGACCGCGAAGTCTTCGAGAACGGATTCGTCCAGCAGCACATCCTGCGCGCCACTGGGCACACCGGTCAGATGATCGCGATGCGGGTTTGCATCGTGATCAAGTTGGACACAAATGGTCTTATCAACCGAATCGACGAGTACTTCGACCCTAAAGACCTCGCTCCGCTGCTGGACCAGAAACTATGA
- the nuoD gene encoding NADH dehydrogenase (quinone) subunit D translates to MSTAETLVVAGGQDWDKVVDAARNADPGERIVVNMGPQHPSTHGVLRLILEIEGETVTEARCGIGYLHTGIEKNLEYRYWTQGVTFVTRMDYLSPFFNETAYCLGVEKLLGITDQIPERVNVIRVLMMELNRISSHLVALATGGMELGAMTPMFVGFRGREIILSLFEKITGLRMNSAYVRPGGLAQDLPPGGADDVAEALVELRKVLREMGNLLNENAIWKARTEDVGYLDLTGCMALGITGPILRATGLPYDLRKSEPYCGYEDYEFDVITDDTCDAYARYIIRVKEMWESIKIAEQCLDKLRPGPTMVEDRKIAWPADLYVGPDGMGNSPEHIAKIMGSSMEALIHHFKLVTEGIRVPAGQVYTAVESPRGELGVHMVSDGGTRPYRVHYRDPSFTNLQSVAAMCEGGMVADLITAVASIDPVMGGVDR, encoded by the coding sequence ATGAGCACAGCAGAAACCCTGGTCGTTGCCGGCGGCCAGGATTGGGACAAGGTCGTCGACGCCGCGCGCAACGCCGATCCCGGCGAGCGCATCGTGGTCAACATGGGACCGCAGCACCCGTCCACTCACGGCGTGCTGCGGCTGATCCTTGAGATCGAGGGCGAAACGGTCACTGAGGCCCGCTGCGGAATCGGCTACCTGCACACCGGAATCGAGAAGAACCTCGAATACCGGTACTGGACGCAGGGCGTCACCTTCGTGACCCGAATGGACTATCTCTCACCATTTTTCAATGAGACTGCCTACTGCTTGGGCGTGGAGAAGCTGCTCGGCATCACCGACCAGATCCCGGAGCGGGTCAACGTCATCCGGGTGTTGATGATGGAGCTCAACCGGATCTCCTCGCACCTGGTCGCACTGGCAACCGGCGGTATGGAGCTGGGCGCGATGACGCCGATGTTCGTCGGCTTCCGGGGCCGCGAAATAATACTCAGCCTGTTCGAGAAGATCACCGGCCTGCGGATGAACAGCGCCTACGTCCGGCCCGGCGGCCTGGCTCAGGACCTGCCGCCCGGCGGTGCCGACGACGTCGCCGAAGCCCTTGTGGAGCTGCGCAAAGTACTGCGCGAGATGGGCAACCTGCTCAACGAGAACGCGATCTGGAAGGCACGTACCGAGGACGTCGGATACCTCGACTTGACGGGCTGCATGGCGTTGGGCATCACCGGCCCGATCCTGCGCGCCACCGGACTTCCGTACGACCTGCGCAAGAGCGAACCCTACTGCGGCTACGAAGACTACGAGTTCGACGTAATCACCGACGACACCTGTGATGCGTACGCGCGCTACATCATTCGCGTCAAGGAGATGTGGGAGTCGATCAAGATCGCCGAGCAGTGCCTAGACAAGCTGCGCCCCGGTCCGACGATGGTCGAGGACCGCAAGATCGCTTGGCCCGCTGACCTTTACGTAGGCCCGGATGGAATGGGTAACTCTCCTGAGCACATCGCCAAGATCATGGGCAGTTCGATGGAAGCGCTGATCCACCACTTCAAGCTGGTGACCGAGGGTATCCGGGTTCCTGCCGGACAGGTCTATACGGCGGTGGAATCCCCGCGCGGCGAACTCGGCGTGCATATGGTCAGCGACGGCGGCACCCGGCCCTACCGCGTGCACTACCGCGACCCGTCGTTCACCAATCTGCAATCGGTGGCCGCGATGTGCGAGGGCGGCATGGTGGCCGACCTGATTACCGCGGTCGCCAGCATCGACCCGGTCATGGGCGGGGTGGACCGATGA
- a CDS encoding DUF6285 domain-containing protein codes for MGPPRSAPGGPVVNLHGRPTAAELVAAVAEFLETEVRDATTGAVNFHARVAANALRMVERELQHPGDSDVRAALDSLGYTDEASLAAAIRAGQLDGRDLDVTACLRTLVRHRLAAAHPGYDD; via the coding sequence ATGGGACCTCCTCGATCTGCTCCAGGAGGTCCCGTCGTGAACCTGCACGGCAGGCCCACGGCGGCCGAGCTCGTCGCCGCCGTCGCCGAATTCCTGGAAACCGAAGTCCGGGACGCCACGACCGGCGCGGTCAACTTTCACGCCCGAGTGGCCGCCAACGCGTTACGCATGGTCGAGCGGGAACTACAGCATCCAGGCGACTCCGACGTGCGGGCAGCGCTGGACAGCCTGGGATACACCGACGAGGCGAGCCTGGCCGCCGCCATCCGCGCCGGCCAACTGGACGGCCGCGATCTGGACGTCACCGCCTGCCTGCGCACGCTGGTGCGCCACCGACTGGCCGCCGCACACCCCGGATACGACGATTAG
- a CDS encoding acyl-CoA dehydrogenase family protein has product MDFTLPEHLPGLLAEMDEFIETEIKPLERENTQYFDHRRENARTDWDNGGIPRREWEDLLGEMRRRADKAGWLRYGLPSQFGGRDGSNIDMAVIREHLAHKGLGLHNDLQDESSIVGNFPQVIMMDRFGTAAQKKEWTEALITGERSMAFGLTEPNHGSDATWLETTAVHDGDDWVINGAKRFNTGVHRATHDLVFARTSGDPGHARGITTFLVPCDAPGFTIPFYWWTFNMPTDHAEVELKDVRVPDGAVLGEVDRGLEVGQTFLHENRIRQAASSLGAAQYCIDRAVSYAGERKVFGKPLAVNQAVQWPLVELQTEAQMVRLLVYYAATQLDENHHMEVSDKVSMANYRANRLVCDAADRAMQVLGGIGYSRHEQLEHIYRHHRRYRITEGAEEIQIRRVAQRLFKFGKK; this is encoded by the coding sequence GTGGATTTCACTCTGCCCGAACATCTTCCTGGCTTGCTGGCCGAGATGGACGAGTTCATCGAGACCGAGATCAAGCCACTGGAACGCGAAAACACCCAGTACTTCGACCATCGCCGGGAGAACGCCCGCACCGACTGGGACAACGGCGGCATCCCGCGCCGCGAGTGGGAGGACCTGCTCGGCGAGATGCGTCGGCGCGCCGACAAGGCCGGCTGGCTGCGGTACGGGCTGCCGTCGCAGTTCGGCGGCCGCGACGGCAGCAACATCGACATGGCAGTCATCCGGGAACACCTGGCCCACAAGGGGCTCGGGCTGCACAACGACCTTCAGGACGAGTCCTCGATCGTCGGCAACTTCCCACAGGTCATCATGATGGACCGGTTCGGCACCGCCGCGCAGAAGAAGGAATGGACCGAGGCTCTGATTACCGGCGAGCGCTCGATGGCGTTCGGCCTGACCGAACCCAACCACGGCTCGGACGCCACCTGGCTGGAGACCACCGCCGTGCACGACGGAGACGACTGGGTCATCAACGGCGCCAAGCGATTCAACACCGGTGTACATCGCGCCACCCACGACCTGGTGTTCGCCCGCACCTCCGGCGACCCGGGACATGCCCGGGGCATCACGACGTTCCTGGTGCCCTGCGACGCCCCGGGCTTCACCATCCCGTTCTACTGGTGGACGTTCAACATGCCGACCGACCACGCCGAGGTGGAGCTCAAAGATGTCCGAGTACCCGACGGCGCGGTGCTCGGCGAGGTGGATCGCGGCCTCGAGGTGGGTCAGACGTTCTTGCATGAGAACCGAATTCGGCAAGCGGCCAGCAGCCTGGGCGCCGCCCAGTACTGCATAGACCGAGCCGTGTCCTATGCCGGTGAACGCAAAGTGTTCGGCAAACCGCTGGCGGTGAACCAGGCGGTGCAGTGGCCGCTTGTCGAACTGCAGACCGAGGCGCAGATGGTGCGACTGCTCGTTTATTACGCGGCAACGCAATTGGACGAAAACCACCACATGGAGGTCTCGGACAAAGTATCGATGGCCAACTATCGCGCCAATCGCCTGGTGTGCGATGCGGCCGACCGGGCCATGCAGGTGCTCGGCGGCATCGGTTACAGCCGGCACGAGCAACTCGAGCACATCTACCGCCACCACCGCCGCTACCGCATCACTGAAGGTGCCGAAGAAATCCAGATCCGGCGAGTTGCCCAGCGGCTGTTCAAGTTCGGCAAAAAGTGA
- a CDS encoding TetR/AcrR family transcriptional regulator encodes MPAELVSAKGRQTRQAIEQAARKLFAERGFHGTTLADITSAAGKSPAVFYRYFTDKEDLLAALAGSFLHEVVEPSGWAVPLPESPADNAFFTSVVTGYWSMFKQNIGIMIAVAQLAATQPRFADVQNEFRRFGMEIVAASVRRAQDQGHALELNPEHTAAAIALLFENFTTVFVGKSDPQKGLGVRITDDDAIVLLSRIWKKTLYGA; translated from the coding sequence ATGCCCGCAGAACTGGTGAGTGCCAAAGGCCGGCAGACCCGTCAAGCGATCGAGCAGGCCGCCCGGAAGCTGTTCGCCGAGCGCGGCTTTCACGGCACCACGCTGGCCGATATCACCTCGGCAGCGGGCAAGTCACCGGCGGTGTTCTACCGCTATTTCACCGACAAGGAAGATCTGCTGGCCGCCCTGGCCGGGTCGTTCCTGCACGAGGTGGTCGAACCCTCGGGGTGGGCGGTACCGCTACCCGAATCACCCGCCGACAACGCGTTCTTCACCTCGGTGGTCACCGGCTACTGGAGCATGTTCAAGCAGAACATCGGCATCATGATCGCAGTGGCACAGCTGGCGGCCACCCAGCCGCGATTCGCCGACGTGCAGAACGAATTTCGCCGCTTCGGTATGGAGATCGTGGCGGCATCGGTCCGCCGAGCCCAAGATCAGGGCCACGCGCTGGAGCTCAACCCGGAGCACACCGCGGCCGCCATCGCGCTGCTGTTCGAGAACTTCACCACCGTCTTCGTCGGCAAGTCCGACCCCCAGAAGGGCCTGGGCGTGCGGATAACCGACGACGACGCGATTGTCCTGCTGTCTCGGATCTGGAAGAAGACTTTGTACGGCGCCTGA
- a CDS encoding YceI family protein, giving the protein MTTLETLLTDPDTSGTWALLPDKSTIGFKIKNMWGVVPVKGKFTEFTGTGQLTARGAVNGRIDIQVASLRTGIGRRDKHLRSADFFDAERFPTITVAVTALHPESGNAAELTSEFTIKGITEPVALPVRVTEHDDGSVTISGRGDIDRTRFNLHWNKLGVMATTVTVSAEAVFVRSPIGA; this is encoded by the coding sequence ATGACGACGCTAGAAACACTGCTCACCGATCCCGACACCAGCGGGACCTGGGCATTGCTGCCCGACAAATCGACTATCGGCTTCAAGATCAAGAACATGTGGGGTGTCGTGCCCGTGAAGGGCAAGTTCACCGAGTTCACCGGCACCGGCCAACTCACCGCCCGGGGCGCTGTCAACGGCCGCATCGACATCCAGGTCGCGTCGCTGCGCACGGGCATCGGCCGCCGCGACAAGCACCTGCGCTCCGCCGACTTCTTCGACGCCGAACGGTTCCCGACGATCACCGTCGCCGTCACCGCCCTGCATCCGGAGTCCGGGAACGCCGCCGAACTGACGTCGGAATTCACCATCAAGGGAATCACCGAACCGGTGGCGCTGCCGGTCAGAGTCACCGAGCACGACGACGGCTCGGTGACTATTTCGGGCCGCGGCGACATCGACCGAACCCGCTTCAACCTGCACTGGAACAAACTCGGCGTGATGGCCACGACCGTCACAGTCTCGGCGGAAGCCGTCTTCGTGCGGTCGCCCATCGGGGCGTGA
- a CDS encoding phosphotransferase family protein, translating into MTLAASLSDLLSEVFGDRVRIENLRALTGGASRTTWAFDALTDADRRALILRTGTPDDVHAAMELEARVQVAAATAGAPVPHVLVADDSAAALGNPYLICDEIKGETIVRRIQRQLDDPERLLRQCAQAIAAIHRADPEIPGLTQEDPVGQWRERLDEMCDTTATFEWTFRWLDANRPARTPAVLVHGDFRMGNLIVDGSDLAAVLDWELVHLGEAYEDLAWFCVRAWRFGAPASRGAGGLGSIESFLRGYEETGAPTVDRVAFHWWLVLATLRWGIICRYQAERHLSGQTRSVELATIGRRVCENEWDLLDLLQEVPS; encoded by the coding sequence GTGACCCTGGCGGCGAGCCTTAGCGACCTGCTCTCCGAGGTCTTCGGAGACCGGGTGCGGATCGAGAACCTGCGCGCGCTGACCGGCGGGGCCAGCCGCACCACCTGGGCGTTCGACGCCCTCACCGACGCTGACCGACGCGCGCTGATCCTGCGCACCGGCACGCCCGACGACGTGCACGCCGCCATGGAACTGGAGGCCCGGGTCCAGGTCGCCGCCGCAACCGCCGGAGCTCCCGTCCCGCACGTCCTGGTCGCCGACGATTCGGCTGCCGCCCTTGGCAACCCGTACCTGATCTGCGACGAGATCAAGGGCGAGACGATCGTCCGGCGTATCCAGCGACAGCTCGACGACCCCGAGCGGCTACTGCGCCAGTGCGCCCAGGCCATCGCGGCGATCCACCGCGCCGACCCCGAGATTCCCGGACTGACCCAAGAGGATCCCGTAGGCCAGTGGCGCGAGCGCCTTGACGAAATGTGCGACACCACAGCCACTTTCGAGTGGACGTTTCGGTGGCTGGACGCGAACCGGCCTGCCCGCACGCCCGCGGTGCTGGTGCACGGCGACTTCCGGATGGGCAACCTGATCGTCGACGGATCCGACCTGGCCGCGGTGCTGGACTGGGAGCTGGTGCACCTCGGTGAAGCCTACGAGGACCTGGCCTGGTTCTGCGTACGCGCCTGGCGGTTCGGTGCACCCGCCAGCCGCGGCGCAGGAGGCCTGGGCAGCATCGAGAGTTTCTTGCGCGGCTACGAGGAGACCGGCGCACCTACCGTCGACCGGGTCGCGTTTCACTGGTGGCTGGTACTGGCGACGCTCCGGTGGGGAATCATCTGCCGGTATCAGGCCGAGCGCCACCTGAGCGGGCAGACCCGCTCGGTGGAGTTGGCCACCATCGGTCGCCGGGTATGCGAAAACGAATGGGACCTCCTCGATCTGCTCCAGGAGGTCCCGTCGTGA
- the nuoE gene encoding NADH-quinone oxidoreductase subunit NuoE produces the protein MTAASTPDSGERVFIRLGPPPSEPNQFVVEGAPQSYPPQVQARLELEAKEIIGKYPNKRSALLPLLHLVQGEDSYLTPAGLEFCAQQLDLTGAEVSAVASFYTMYRRGPTGDYFVGVCTNTLCAVMGGDAIFEDLKQHLGIGNDETTTDGSVTLQHIECNAACDYAPVVMVNWEFYDNQTTESARRLVDSLRAGDPVPPTRGAPLCKFRETSRILAGLRDERPDEGQGGAGAATLAGLRVAQENDMQAPTVPGSAPEGKA, from the coding sequence ATGACCGCGGCGTCCACGCCGGACAGCGGCGAGCGGGTCTTCATCCGGCTCGGGCCGCCGCCGTCGGAACCCAACCAATTCGTAGTCGAGGGCGCCCCGCAGTCGTATCCGCCGCAGGTGCAGGCGCGGCTGGAACTCGAGGCCAAGGAAATCATCGGTAAGTACCCGAACAAGCGCTCGGCGTTGCTGCCGTTGCTGCACCTGGTGCAGGGCGAGGATTCCTATCTGACTCCGGCCGGGCTGGAGTTCTGTGCGCAGCAGCTCGACCTGACGGGGGCCGAGGTCTCCGCGGTGGCCAGCTTCTACACGATGTACCGCCGGGGCCCCACCGGCGATTACTTCGTCGGCGTCTGCACCAACACGCTGTGCGCGGTGATGGGTGGCGACGCCATTTTCGAGGACCTGAAGCAACACCTCGGCATCGGCAACGACGAGACCACCACCGACGGCTCCGTCACGCTGCAGCACATCGAATGCAACGCCGCCTGCGACTACGCGCCCGTGGTGATGGTCAACTGGGAGTTCTACGACAACCAGACCACCGAGTCGGCGCGACGGCTCGTCGATTCGCTGCGCGCCGGCGATCCGGTGCCGCCCACCCGCGGAGCGCCACTGTGCAAGTTCCGTGAGACCTCACGGATTCTGGCGGGGCTGCGCGACGAACGCCCCGACGAGGGGCAGGGCGGGGCCGGGGCGGCCACGCTGGCCGGGCTGCGGGTGGCGCAAGAGAACGACATGCAGGCACCCACCGTTCCGGGGAGCGCGCCGGAAGGCAAAGCATGA
- a CDS encoding NADH-quinone oxidoreductase subunit A translates to MNVYIPILILAAVAAAFAIGSVFLASITGPTRFNRSKLAAYECGIEPTDSPVSGPHAASGQRFPIKYYLTAMLFIVFDIEIVFLYPWAVSFDSLGVFALVEMVVFMLTVFVAYAYVWRRGGLTWD, encoded by the coding sequence TTGAACGTTTACATACCCATCCTGATACTCGCGGCGGTTGCCGCGGCTTTTGCCATAGGTTCGGTCTTCCTAGCCAGCATCACCGGGCCGACCCGCTTCAACAGGTCCAAGCTGGCTGCCTACGAATGTGGGATCGAACCGACCGACAGCCCGGTCAGCGGGCCGCACGCGGCCAGCGGTCAACGGTTTCCGATCAAGTACTACTTAACCGCGATGTTGTTCATCGTCTTCGACATCGAAATCGTGTTCCTCTATCCCTGGGCGGTCAGCTTCGATTCGCTGGGGGTGTTCGCGCTCGTCGAGATGGTGGTGTTCATGCTGACGGTTTTCGTGGCCTACGCCTATGTGTGGCGCCGCGGCGGCCTGACGTGGGATTGA